A single Pseudochaenichthys georgianus chromosome 10, fPseGeo1.2, whole genome shotgun sequence DNA region contains:
- the LOC117453430 gene encoding protocadherin alpha-8-like — MDAGGQRRGIQPWWLAFCFPVMFGCMEQVAAQIKYSVPEEVKVGSVVGNVAKDLGLDISSLEERRFRIVSGTEEAQFAVNQNNGILFVHEKIDREELCKTVSPCLMNLKMVAENPMEIHYVGVEIIDVNDNSPKFEEDEKILEISESTVPGKRFQLPTAHDPDVGINTVRVYKLNQNEYFSIQIRERGEDKIPFLVLQKALDREMHREHKLILTAADGGNPPRSGALNVTVTVLDSNDNHPTFSQEVYSVTVPENVDADTSVIKVKATDEDEGANGDIEYSFGGQLDRKIYDMFSLDKNTGEIRVKGEIDFEKVDVFKLDVHATDKGQPPMSTDCRVIIKVLDKNDNKPQIEVTSLSNMVSEDSKPGTVVYLISIIDQDSGLNGKVICSLSDNVPFDLKPSYQDNMYSLVLKQHLDRESVSHYEVTITATDCGQPPLSTFKTVNIDVSDVNDNKPEFLQNPIEIYLLENNVPGNEICSVSALDKDLNENAALTYHIIREESNQGKAATFLNINSDNGHISALKSFDFETLKTFQFQVVATDSGAPSLSSNVTVHVFILDQNDNAPVILYPVSSNGSAEGVEEIPRNVNAGHLVTKVRAYDADIGYNGWLLFSLQEVTAHSLFGLDRYTGQIRTLRSFTETDEAEHKLLILVKDNGNVSLSATATVVVKLVEPREAFAAADVKSASKDDEDNNVTFYLMITLGSVSTLFLISIIVLIAMQCSKSTAYTSKYLQETNYDGTLCHSIQYRSGDKRYMLVGPRMSIGSTIVPGSHANTLVLPDRRGTSTEFQVVATDSGAPSLSSNVTVHVFILDQNDNAPVILYPVSSNGSAEGVEEIPRNVNAGHLVTKVRAYDADIGYNGWLLFSLQEVTAHSLFGLDRYTGQIRTLRSFTETDEAEHKLLILVKDNGNVSLSATATVVVKLVEPREAFAAADVKSATKDDEDNNVTFYLMITLGSVSTLFLISIIVLIAMQCSKSTDCTSKYLQETNYDGTLCHSIQYRSGDKRYMLVGPRMSIGSTIVPGSHANTLVLPDRRGTSTEALPISGSPLIEVVCRRSTHRRVSNMIIG; from the exons ATGGACGCTGGAGGACAAAGACGTGGAATACAGCCCTGGTGGTTAGCCTTCTGTTTTCCTGTGATGTTCGGCTGCATGGAGCAGGTTGCAGCGCAGATCAAATATTCAGTTCCAGAGGAAGTCAAAGTGGGATCTGTTGTTGGAAATGTCGCCAAGGATCTGGGATTGGACATCAGTTCGCTCGAGGAGAGGCGGTTTCGTATCGTTTCAGGAACCGAAGAAGCACAGTTTGCAGTAAATCAGAACAATggtatcttgtttgtgcatgaGAAAATCGATCGAGAGGAGCTCTGTAAAACCGTGTCTCCGTGTTTGATGAACTTAAAAATGGTCGCTGAGAACCCCATGGAAATACATTATGTGGGGGTTGAAATTATAGATGTAAATGATAATTCACCGAAGTTTGAAGAGGATGAGAAGATTTTAGAGATTTCCGAGTCCACCGTTCCTGGCAAACGTTTCCAGTTGCCAACTGCGCACGATCCAGATGTTGGTATCAACACTGTGCGTGtgtataaattaaatcaaaacgAATATTTTAGTATACAAAttcgagagagaggagaggataaAATACCCTTCCTGGTTCTGCAAAAGGCTCTGGATCGGGAAATGCACCGTGAGCACAAATTGATTTTGACAGCAGCTGATGGTGGTAATCCACCGAGATCAGGGGCACTCAATGTTACGGTCACTGTTCTCGATTCTAATGATAACCACCCTACATTTAGTCAAGAAGTATATTCAGTTACAGTACCTGAGAATGTAGACGCAGATACAAGTGTAATTAAAGTAAAGGCAACTGATGAGGATGAGGGTGCAAATGGAGATATTGAATATTCTTTCGGTGGTCAACTTGACCGAAAGATATACGATATGTTTAGCTTGGATAAAAACACTGGAGAAATTCGAGTTAAGGGAGAAATTGACTTTGAGAAAGTTGACGTTTTTAAGTTGGATGTCCATGCCACTGACAAAGGACAACCTCCAATGAGTACTGACTGCAGGGTGATAATCAAAGTGCTCGACAAAAACGACAACAAACCTCAAATAGAGGTGACATCCCTGTCAAACATGGTATCTGAAGACTCAAAACCAGGAACTGTCGTTTATCTTATAAGTATTATAGACCAAGATTCCGGATTAAACGGCAAAGTAATATGTAGTCTTTCAGATAATGTGCCATTTGATTTAAAACCATCATATCAAGACAATATGTACTCGTTAGTGTTGAAACAGCATTTGGATCGAGAATCAGTCTCGCATTACGAAGTAACAATAACAGCTACAGATTGTGGTCAGCCTCCTCTTTCTACATTCAAAACTGTGAATATTGATGTATCTGACGTGAATGATAATAAACCAGAATTTTTACAAAATCCAATTGAAATTTACCTTTTGGAAAATAACGTTCCTGGAAACGAAATATGTTCTGTAAGTGCTTTGGATAAAGACTTAAATGAAAATGCTGCTTTAACTTATCATATAATCAGAGAAGAAAGTAATCAAGGTAAAGCTGCAACATTTCTAAATATAAATTCAGATAACGGACACATTTCGGCGCTAAAAAGCTTTGACTTTGAGACTCTGAAAACGTTCCAGTTCCAAGTTGTCGCCACAGATTCTGGAGCTCCGTCACTAAGCAGCAACGTCACAGTGCACGTGTTCATTCTGGATCAGAACGACAACGCTCCAGTCATCCTGTATCCGGTCAGCTCTAACGGTTCTGCTGAAGGTGTGGAGGAGATTCCCCGCAATGTGAACGCAGGACACTTGGTGACTAAAGTCAGAGCCTATGACGCTGATATAGGATATAACGGCTGGTTACTGTTCTCACTGCAGGAAGTTACTGCCCACAGTCTCTTTGGTTTGGACCGCTATACAGGACAGATCAGAACACTTCGCTCATTCACAGAGACAGACGAGGCTGAGCATAAACTGCTCATCCTGGTGAAAGACAATGGCAACGTGTCCCTGTCAGCAACAGCTACTGTGGTTGTTAAACTTGTGGAGCCCAGAGAGGCTtttgctgctgctgatgttaaAAGTGCATCAAAGGATGATGAGGATAATAACGTGACTTTTTACCTGATGATAACTTTGGGCTCAGTCTCAACACTTTTTCTCATCAGCATCATCGTGCTGATTGCAATGCAGTGCTCTAAGTCCACAGCCTATACTTCTAAATATCTACAAGAGACTAACTATGATGGGACACTGTGTCACAGCATCCAGTACAGATCTGGAGACAAGCGCTACATGTTAGTTGGACCCAGAATGAGTATAGGATCTACTATAGTCCCGGGCAGCCATGCCAACACACTGGTGCTCCCTGACAGGAGGGGGACATCCACAGAG TTCCAAGTTGTCGCCACAGATTCTGGAGCTCCGTCGCTAAGCAGCAACGTCACAGTGCACGTGTTCATTCTGGATCAGAACGACAACGCTCCAGTCATCCTGTATCCGGTCAGCTCTAACGGTTCTGCTGAAGGTGTGGAGGAGATTCCCCGCAATGTGAACGCAGGACACTTGGTGACTAAAGTCAGAGCCTATGACGCTGATATAGGATATAACGGCTGGTTACTGTTCTCACTGCAGGAAGTTACTGCCCACAGTCTCTTTGGTTTGGACCGCTATACAGGACAGATCAGAACACTTCGCTCATTCACAGAGACGGACGAGGCTGAGCATAAACTGCTCATCCTGGTGAAAGACAATGGCAACGTGTCCCTGTCAGCAACAGCTACTGTGGTTGTTAAACTTGTGGAGCCCAGAGAGGCTtttgctgctgctgatgttaaAAGTGCAACAAAGGATGATGAGGATAATAACGTGACTTTTTACCTGATGATAACTTTGGGCTCAGTCTCAACACTTTTTCTCATCAGCATCATCGTGCTGATTGCAATGCAGTGCTCTAAGTCCACAGACTGTACTTCTAAATATCTACAAGAGACTAACTATGATGGGACACTGTGTCACAGCATCCAGTACAGATCTGGAGACAAGCGCTACATGTTAGTTGGACCCAGAATGAGTATAGGATCTACTATAGTCCCGGGCAGCCATGCCAACACACTGGTGCTCCCTGACAGGAGGGGGACATCTACAGAG GCCCTGCCCATCTCTGGATCCCCTCTTATCGAGGTGGTATGCAGACGGAGCACACATCGTAGGGTATCTAACATGATCATCGGTTAA
- the LOC117453433 gene encoding protocadherin alpha-3-like produces the protein MGSDKQSRMTEYAFVFHLALLLFFGNQALAQIRYAIPEEVREGTVVGNVAKDLGLEITSLTERRLRVVSGTKGTFFEVNQDNGALHIHKKIDRELLCHGSGACLMELKILVENPLEMHHIVVEITDVNDNSPSFPEKEQVFEIAEHTLPGKRFQLHTARDPDAGVNSIRTYTLTSNEHFEVDIRQSDEDKIPFLVLKKSLDREKKNKHTLLVTAVDGGKPPKSGTLNVSIIVLDSNDNRPMFSQEIYQIEIQENIPVGTLIFKMNATDPDEGINGEIEYSLGKTLKKKVYDIFELDKLTGEIKVKGKVDYEENDVYKLDVEASDKGAPPLTGECRVVIKILDVNDNPPEIEITSLSNTVSEDSKIGTVISLLSVTDKDSGVNGKIISNINSNVPFELKPSYKENIYSVVTKEFLNREQVSHYEITIKATDCGEPPLSTFKTLNIRISDVNDNSPFFSQNPIEFYLVENNAAGISVFSVSATDNDLNNNAAIAYQIVRERSQHDITSFLNINSETGDISALKSFDFETLKTFQFQVVATDSGAPSLSSNVTVHVFILDQNDNAPVILYPVSSNGSAEGVEEIPRNVNAGHLVTKVRAYDADIGYNGWLLFSLQEVTAHSLFGLDRYTGQIRTLRSFTETDEAEHKLLILVKDNGNVSLSATATVVVKLVEPREAFAAADVKSASKDDEDNNVTFYLMITLGSVSTLFLISIIVLIAMQCSKSTDYTSKYLQETNYDGTLCHSIQYRSGDKRYMLVGPRMSIGSTIVPGSHANTLVLPDRRGTSTEVLK, from the exons ATGGGGAGCGACAAGCAAAGTCGAATGACGGAGTATGcgtttgtgtttcatctggctCTATTGCTTTTTTTCGGAAACCAGGCTTTGGCTCAGATACGGTACGCTATTCCAGAGGAGGTAAGAGAAGGGACTGTTGTTGGAAATGTTGCCAAGGATCTTGGCCTCGAAATCACATCGTTAACTGAACGACGGCTGCGTGTTGTTTCTGGAACAAAGGGAACCTTTTTTGAGGTAAACCAGGACAATGGGGCACTGCATATACACAAGAAAATCGACAGAGAGCTTCTTTGTCACGGCAGTGGTGCATGTCTTATGGAGCTAAAGATCCTAGTTGAAAACCCGTTGGAAATGCACCATATTGTTGTCGAAATCACGGATGTAAATGATAATTCCCCTAGTTTTCCTGAAAAAGAACAGGTATTTGAAATAGCTGAGCACACATTACCAGGAAAACGATTTCAACTGCACACTGCTCGCGACCCCGATGCTGGAGTTAACTCTATTCGTACGTACACTTTAACGTCaaatgaacattttgaagtagatATCCGCCAAAGCGATGAGGATAAAATACCATTTTTAGTGCTGAAGAAATCGTTGGATAGAGAAAAAAAGAACAAACACACGCTGCTGGTTACTGCAGTTGATGGAGGTAAACCTCCAAAATCAGGCACACTTAATGTTTCTATTATTGTGCTGGATAGTAATGATAATCGACCGATGTTTAGTCAGGAGATTTACCAAATTGAAATACAAGAAAACATCCCAGTCGGTacattaatatttaaaatgaatGCAACGGATCCCGATGAAGGCATTAACGGGGAAATAGAATATAGCCTTGGAAaaactttgaaaaaaaaagtctacGACATTTTTGAATTGGACAAATTAACTGGAGAGATTAAAGTAAAAGGAAAGGTTGATTATGAAGAAAACGACGTTTATAAACTGGATGTTGAGGCGTCAGATAAAGGAGCACCTCCACTGACAGGTGAGTGTAGAGTCGTGATAAAGATATTAGACGTTAACGATAATCCACCGGAAATAGAAATTACATCACTGTCTAATACTGTGTCGGAAGACTCAAAGATTGGCACAGTTATTTCACTACTGAGTGTAACGGATAAAGACTCCGGTGTCAATGGAAAAATAATATCAAATATAAATTCAAACGTCCCCTTTGAATTAAAGCCCTCTTATAAGGAGAACATTTATTCAGTTGTCACTAAAGaatttttgaaccgagagcagGTATCCCATTATGAGATAACAATAAAAGCAACCGATTGTGGAGAACCGCCCTTATCTACTTTTAAAACACTGAATATTAGAATATCAGATGTAAATGACAACAGTCCTTTTTTCTCCCAAAATCCAATAGAGTTTTATTTGGTAGAAAATAACGCTGCTGGAATTTCAGTTTTTTCTGTAAGCGCAACGGACAATGACTTGAATAACAATGCAGCTATTGCATATCAAATCGTGAGAGAAAGGAGTCAACATGACATAACATCTTTCCTTAATATCAACTCTGAAACTGGAGATATTTCAGCGCTAAAAAGCTTTGACTTTGAGACTCTGAAAACGTTCCAGTTCCAAGTTGTCGCCACAGATTCTGGAGCTCCGTCGCTAAGCAGCAACGTCACAGTGCACGTGTTCATTCTGGATCAGAACGACAACGCTCCAGTCATCCTGTATCCGGTCAGCTCTAACGGTTCTGCTGAAGGTGTGGAGGAGATTCCCCGCAATGTGAACGCAGGACACTTGGTGACTAAAGTCAGAGCCTATGACGCTGATATAGGATATAACGGCTGGTTACTGTTCTCACTGCAGGAAGTTACTGCCCACAGTCTCTTTGGTTTGGACCGCTATACAGGACAGATCAGAACACTTCGCTCATTCACAGAGACAGACGAGGCTGAGCATAAACTGCTCATCCTGGTGAAAGACAATGGCAACGTGTCCCTGTCAGCAACAGCTACTGTGGTTGTTAAACTTGTGGAGCCCAGAGAGGCTtttgctgctgctgatgttaaAAGTGCATCAAAGGATGATGAGGATAATAACGTGACTTTTTACCTGATGATAACTTTGGGCTCAGTCTCAACACTTTTTCTCATCAGCATCATCGTGCTGATTGCAATGCAGTGCTCTAAGTCCACAGACTATACTTCTAAATATCTACAAGAGACTAACTATGATGGGACACTGTGTCACAGCATCCAGTACCGATCTGGAGACAAGCGCTACATGTTAGTTGGACCCAGAATGAGTATAGGATCTACTATAGTCCCGGGCAGCCATGCCAACACACTGGTGCTCCCTGACCGGAGGGGGACATCCACAGAG GTGCTGAAGTAG